In the Thauera sedimentorum genome, one interval contains:
- the nuoK gene encoding NADH-quinone oxidoreductase subunit NuoK, producing MLSLSHYLILGAILFAIGVVGIFLNRKNLIVLLMAIELMLLAVNMNFVAFSHYLGDLAGQVFVFFILTVAAAESAIGLAILVVLFRNLRTIHVDDLDSLKG from the coding sequence ATGCTTTCGCTTTCCCATTACCTCATCCTCGGCGCGATCCTGTTCGCCATCGGCGTGGTCGGCATCTTCCTCAACCGCAAGAACCTGATCGTGCTGTTGATGGCCATCGAGCTGATGCTGCTCGCGGTGAACATGAACTTCGTGGCCTTCTCGCACTACCTCGGCGATCTCGCGGGACAGGTGTTCGTTTTCTTCATCCTTACCGTCGCCGCGGCCGAATCGGCCATCGGCCTGGCGATCCTGGTGGTGCTGTTCCGCAATCTGCGCACCATCCACGTGGATGATCTGGACAGCCTCAAGGGTTAA